The Anaeromyxobacter sp. Fw109-5 genomic interval TGCATGAGCGGTGACACGCTTCCGGCTGACGAACACCTGGTGCGTCTCCGCCAGTTTGACGTGCACGCGCGGGCTGCCGTACGTCCGGCGGCTGCGCTCGTGCGCCTCGCGGGCGCGGATCGTGAGCGGCGCGTCCTGCACCGTGCGGCTGGACGGCGGCCGCCCACACCAGGCGTTAAGAACCGGCGCGGGAGACCTCGAGCGACCAGCAGAAGCTTCGTGATTTGCCAGGTGCGCGCAATAGGTGGCGACCGGCTTCGGCC includes:
- a CDS encoding transposase; this translates as MPVRPKPVATYCAHLANHEASAGRSRSPAPVLNAWCGRPPSSRTVQDAPLTIRAREAHERSRRTYGSPRVHVKLAETHQVFVSRKRVTAHAASSLVRANATGAFLGSASSIPTPLAVRWAQEGRGRERCSRA